The window AAATAAGAAAAGCAGCCTTTCGGTTTATTCCGCGGGCTGCTTATTTTTTTATCAATCTTGCTGAAACTTTTCCTTTGGAGGTAATAATATTTAGGATGTATATACCCGGGCTCAGATAAGGTACATATATTTCACAGCTTTTATTATCCTGTCTTTGCTCATTCAAATAATATATCAGCCTTTTTCCTGAAAGATCATACAGCAAAACATCGATGATCATACCATCAAGTAATTCAACCTTAAAACTCTCTGTAAATGGGGAAGGATAGATCCTGCATCCTGTTTCTTCCTGAAGAGTAAAAATCCCTATCCCATGCTGATTTTCATAACATCCCATATCAATGCTGTCACCAACAACCCTTGGATTCCCTGCCAGGTCAAAGGGTGGGATTATAATAGCCAGGCTATCCAGCAAACCTTTGTCAATGCAAGGTGAATTATTTGTAAGATTAAAATTTCCGGCACCGATAAACAAAGGATCAGAATCCAGCATTTCGTCCCCATATTCAAGATTAAACACTCCTCTGCCCCCAATCGAAGCTTCGCCGTCAATAAGGGTTCCATGGTGCAACCTTAGTCTTGCGGGAAATGACAAAGCATCCAGGAATATTCTCTTTTCCGGGGGAAAGAGATCATCCCAGACGACACTATTAAAAACATCTGCTCCTGCAGCCCAAAGATAGAAGGCAGAACCCTGTGCTGCCATGTTATCGGAAAATGTTGTATTGATGATAAGAGAATACTCTTTACCCAGGAAGAGTCCTCCTCCACCCAAGGTAGCACTATCACCTGCCAGATTATACACCACCAATGAATTCAGTATTCGTAGAGGTGATTCAGAGTATAATCCACCTCCATTATTATCTGTATGATTATCTAAAAATACACAATTGGTGAAAACCGGGATATTGTCATAATTCGTAATAAAAACACCGCCACCGTAGGCAAGGTATTGTTCCTGGATACAATTATTTCCTTCAAAGGAGCAATAAGAGAATGAAGCCAAGCTGTTTTCCAGCAGAGCCACTCCCCCACCACTACCATGAGCTGTATTCCAGCTAAAACTAGTGTTAGAAAAAACACCATCTGATCCCTCATGCAATACAGCGCCACCACCACCAGCCATGCTAATGTTATGGTTTATGGAAGAGCCGGTTAATAAAACATCGGAAGCGAGAAGGTACAAACCTGCTCCTGTCAGGGAGTTGTTGTATATCACATGAATATTATCCAAAATGACATTGGAGTTATGGCAAAATATTCCACCTCCTTTGTTTCCCGCCGTATTTTGGTCAATTCTCAAGTTTTTCAAATTAACCGGTGAATTCCGCAAATATATTCCTGCTCCTGATTCAGCCCTGTTATAGCATAAGCGGCTGTTGCTTATGATCATCCTCGCCGAATTTTCCGCGTAAAGAGCCCCTCCTTGTCCTTGCAAAGCAGCGTTACCGGCATATTGAACCTTTGCGAACCTAATTTCTGAGCTGTCGGTACCGGCATTTATCTGGTTATAAATACCCAATCCATTCCATCCCAGAGTGGTATCTGTGGCGGTTAAAAAAACAGAATCGTTTAGGACGCCGATAATCTTCAATACGCCATATACATCCATTCCATTATCAGAACCGAATCGGACTTCCGTTCCTGGCAAAATGTATAGGAAGGAATCGGAATGTACGGTAACATCGCCCTGTACCAGGTAGGGAGAGCCTGATTTATCCCATGTACCACTAACAAATCCACCAGGAATAATGGTTTGTGTCAGGGTTGACAGTCCTGACATCATAAGGGAAAGGAAAAGAATAAATCGTACAGTCATTTGAAGATAAAAGTAACAAAAAAAGGCGCCCCGTTTTGAGGCGCCTGATTGCTTATTTTGATTTATCCGGGAAATCCGGTATTGCTTGTTCGTTTTTGTAATCAAAGTTTTTGATCTCTTCCAGGATTACCTCGATTGCTTTATTCAATTGCTGGTCTTCACCGGCATATTCTTTGGCCGGATCATTATCAACAATAATATCCGGGTCAACGCCATGTCCTTCAATAGCCCATTTTCCTTCGAGGTCAAACGTTGAGAACTCGGGTTTCTGCAGAGAACCACCGTCGATAAAGGGTAAGGAACCGCGAATACCGACTACACCTCCCCATGATCTTACACCGATTACTTTCCCCAATCCCAGTGTTTTGAACTGATAGGGAAATAGATCTCCGTCAGAAGCAGAGAAATTGTCGATAAGGAGAACCTTAGGACCTACCATCATTTCCCTTGGCATGGTATAAGTACTGGTATTTCTGGCCATACGGAGCAAAACTAATTCGCGCTGCAATCTCTCAATAATCATAGGGGATACATTTCCTCCGCCATTGCCACGATCATCGATGATCAGGGCCTTTTTCCCCAATTGGGGGTAGAAATACTTCACAAATTCGTTTAATCCGTCGGGGCCCATATCCGGGATGTGAATATAGCCCACCTGACCGTCAGTAGCTTCATTCACCTTACGTATGTTTTCCTGGACCCAATTGTAGTAATACAGGTCAGCTTCATCGTCAACGGGTTTGATCATAACTTTACGACTACCATCAACCGAAGGTTTGCTATTTACGGTAAGTTCCACTGTTTTACCAGGTTTATCCAGCATCAGACTGTATATATCATCAATTCCTGCAAGGTCTTTTCCATTGATGGCAATGATATAATCACCTTCTGATATATCAACTCCTATCTCTGTCAACGGAGACCTCTTGGTACGTGTCCAGTTCTCACCTTTCAGTATCCTATCGATACGATAGTATCCATTATCATCGCGGCTTAATTCTGCACCAAATAGTCCTGTTTTAATCCTTTTAGGCGCAGGTTT of the Bacteroidota bacterium genome contains:
- a CDS encoding T9SS type A sorting domain-containing protein gives rise to the protein MTVRFILFLSLMMSGLSTLTQTIIPGGFVSGTWDKSGSPYLVQGDVTVHSDSFLYILPGTEVRFGSDNGMDVYGVLKIIGVLNDSVFLTATDTTLGWNGLGIYNQINAGTDSSEIRFAKVQYAGNAALQGQGGALYAENSARMIISNSRLCYNRAESGAGIYLRNSPVNLKNLRIDQNTAGNKGGGIFCHNSNVILDNIHVIYNNSLTGAGLYLLASDVLLTGSSINHNISMAGGGGAVLHEGSDGVFSNTSFSWNTAHGSGGGVALLENSLASFSYCSFEGNNCIQEQYLAYGGGVFITNYDNIPVFTNCVFLDNHTDNNGGGLYSESPLRILNSLVVYNLAGDSATLGGGGLFLGKEYSLIINTTFSDNMAAQGSAFYLWAAGADVFNSVVWDDLFPPEKRIFLDALSFPARLRLHHGTLIDGEASIGGRGVFNLEYGDEMLDSDPLFIGAGNFNLTNNSPCIDKGLLDSLAIIIPPFDLAGNPRVVGDSIDMGCYENQHGIGIFTLQEETGCRIYPSPFTESFKVELLDGMIIDVLLYDLSGKRLIYYLNEQRQDNKSCEIYVPYLSPGIYILNIITSKGKVSARLIKK
- a CDS encoding PDZ domain-containing protein, which codes for LKETVYYVKNTESEQQPALCLYDLGKKEETNLGDYNNYIVSADRKKMMLSKGGKYAVIDLPKSKIKIDEYVDLSGMKVMVDLKAEWNQIFRESWRQMRDFFYDPNMHGVDWNAVYEKYAVLLPYVNNRNDLNYLIGEMIGELSVGHAYVSGGDKPAPKRIKTGLFGAELSRDDNGYYRIDRILKGENWTRTKRSPLTEIGVDISEGDYIIAINGKDLAGIDDIYSLMLDKPGKTVELTVNSKPSVDGSRKVMIKPVDDEADLYYYNWVQENIRKVNEATDGQVGYIHIPDMGPDGLNEFVKYFYPQLGKKALIIDDRGNGGGNVSPMIIERLQRELVLLRMARNTSTYTMPREMMVGPKVLLIDNFSASDGDLFPYQFKTLGLGKVIGVRSWGGVVGIRGSLPFIDGGSLQKPEFSTFDLEGKWAIEGHGVDPDIIVDNDPAKEYAGEDQQLNKAIEVILEEIKNFDYKNEQAIPDFPDKSK